The segment AAGACGACTTCATCCGGATGTCGCATGATCCGGAAACCGTCATCCTCGACGCGCGGAGCGTCGAGAAGTACAAACTGCTCCACGCAAGAAGAGCAGTCAATCTGACCTTTCCTGACGTGACCGAAGAAGCGCTCGCCAAGGTCATCCCGACCAAAGATACCCGTGTGTTGATCTACTGCAACAACAACTTTAAGAACGCGCCGGTCGCCTTCGGCCCCAAGGGATTTCGAGCCTCGCTCAACATTCATACATTCATCGTGCTGCACAATTACGGCTACACGAATGTGTATGAACTCAAGCCGCTGCTCGATCGAGAGACGACCAAGATTCAGTTCGAGGGAACGGAAGTCGACGCGGCCAAGTAGGTCTCTCTTCCAACCAGCCCGCAGCGCAAGCAAGGGAATGCGGTCGCCGCTACTTCACGCAGCGAAAACCGGTGAAATTGTTCGGCGAGCGCGGCGCGGCGTGCGAGCGGTACCAGACCATCGCTTCGCTCACCCCTTCCTGTTCGCTCGATAGCCAACTGCCGCCGCGGATCACGCGCTCTTCACCATCGAGCGGGCCGGCCGGGTCGACCCGATCGGCCAGTTGATAGGCGTCTTCGGCGTAGTGGTCGCCGCACCATTCAGCGGCGTTGCCCGCCATGTCGTACAGTCCATAGCCGTTCGCGGCGAACTTGCCGACCGGCGCGAGATCGCCGTAACCGTCGCTCGCCGCATCGGCGAATGGAAATCGTCCTTGCCAGACGTTCCCGACTTTTCCTTCAGCGTCCGACTGCGGATAGTCGGCGTCAATCTGACCGCCGCGGGCCGCGTATTCCCATTCCGCTTCGGTCGGCAGACGTTTGCCGGCCCATTCGGCGTAGGCGCGGGCGTCATACCACGAGACTTGCAGCACCGGGAAGTTCTCGCGGCCGATGATCGTGCTGTCGACTCCGGTCGGATAACGCCACTGGGCGCCGTCGACGATCGACGCTTCGCCGGTCTTGGCGTCAAAGACCCACGAACGCCCGCGCCGTTCGGCGTCGGTCAGATACTGCGTCGCTTCGACGAACGCGGCAAACTGGGCGTTGGTCACTTCATGCTGATCAACGCGCAGCGGCGAAATGGTGACCTTCACCACCGGCTGCGCATCGACCGGACCGCCGGTTTTTCCGAGCAGAAACTGTCCGCCGGCCAGCGCGATCATCCCGTCCGGATCAGCGACGTCGAGCTGCGCAGACGGCGCATCGGATTCCGGCGCCATACCAGTCAGGCCGGCGATGTTCAGCTTGGGAAAGCCACCTTCAGGCGGAAAGAAATAGAAGCCGACTCCGAGGCTGAGAATCGCCAGACCGACGATCGGCAGCAAGTAAGAGCGCGAAGGCTTGTTCGGCGGCTTGCCTGCCGCCAGGCTTCGCATGTACTGCAGACGGTCGGGTTGTTTCGTCACAACGGCCTCCTTGCCGCGAGTGCGCTAGAAGCGCGGTTTAGCTATGCTTCTGCTTCATTCGCCGGCTGTACGCTTCCAGCTTCCGCTTTTCGGCCGGAGTCAAACTATCCAGTCCGTGGTCTCGAACCTTGTCCAAGACCTGCTCCGCTTCGTCGTTCGAGTCGAGATAGGGATCTTCATCCGGAGGCGTATGCACTTTCAAATTCGGCTTACGCTTCATCGATTGGCGGATTCGATCGGGCAGCCCGCCGAAGCTGAGATAGCCAAAGTTCCAACCGCCATAGAAGTAGGCCAAACCCAACGCCGCGCCAGCCAGGTGCACGGTAAACGCGACATTGCTTTGTCCATTCCCAAAGGCGCCCAGCACGTTCATCCCGATAATGATCACCCCCAACAACCAGGCCGGAATCGGGATGAGCAATTGGAAATAGATCGTGACGCGGGGGAAATTGCAGATGAACAGGATCAGGATCGTCGTCACGGCGCCCGAAGCGCCGACGACCGTACCGGCCGAACCGGTCGCCAAAGCGATGGCGGACCAGAGTACGCCGCCGAGGACGACGCTCAGCAAGTAGATGCGGAGGAACTCGGCGCTGCCGTAGCGGTCTTCGATCTGCCGTCCGAACATCCACAACACGAACATGTTGCCGATGATGTGAAAGATGTCGGTCGGGCTATGGAGAAAGCCGTACGTCAGAAACTGCCACCAGAGAAGCGGGTGAAGCAAGGTATCGCTGTGACATGCCGCCCAGCCCCCCACGTCACCGCCGATACGCGGATCGAAAGAACTGGCCGCCAGCCTTCCGCCGAAGAAGATGAAGTCGACGAAAAAGACGATCACGTTGATGATGACCAACGTGTTGACGATCGAACGCCCGCCCAGGCTGAAATTAAGCGAGCGCGGTTCGTCTTGGTAATACTCGCGGTCGTAAATTCCCATATTCCGTAACGTGCTTCAGCCACTGAAGGTCGCGCCGCCGGCATAATCGCTACCAGCGGCCGCGCTAACATCATCTTAGGCGCGAGTTCGCTCTAAGTGCAGTCCAGTTTAGCACGTTCGTACGATTAGGGCGGAGATCGTTAATCGCCGACGCCTAGGGTCACCGGAACGTCGACCTTTTTTCCCTCGCGTAAAACGCTCAGTTTGACGACTTCGCCAGGGTTTTTCCGCTCGATGGCGGTCAGCAGGTCGTCGGCCGACTCGATCGCGGTCCCGTCGACTGCGGTAATTACGTCCGCTTTGCTCCGGTCGACCCGCGTCTCCTCATAGACATACGGTCCGCGGCGCACTTGCTGGCGGACCAATTGGAAACCTTGCAGGCCTGCCTGTTCGGCGGGTCCCCCTTGGACAAGCGACGCGACTCCCAGGCCATCGTCGGTCAAATAGACGCGAGAGACGCCCAGATCAGGCCGGGTAATCTTCCCCTCCGCAATCAACTGAGGAGCGACGCGGCGAATCGTGGCGACCGGAATGGCGAAACCGACGCCGGTGTTTTGACCGGTTCGGCTCGCGATCGCGGTGTTCATCCCGATCAAACGACCGTTGCTATCAAACAGCGGCCCGCCCGAGTTCCCCCGGTTGAGCGCGGCGTCGATCTGAATGATCGCCTTCATGGTTCGCCCGCTCCGCGACGGGAGCATGCGGTTCAAGCTGGAGATAATACCGATCGTCATGGTCCGTTCCAAACCGAACGGATTGCCGATCGCGAACGCCTTTTGGCCGACGCGCAGATTCGACGAATCCCCCAGTTCCACAGGGACCAGCAGATCGGCCGGCACATCGATCTTCAGCACCGCGATATCGTTCACCGGATCCTGTCCCACCAACTCGGCGGGATAACTTTCGGCGTTGAACAGGGTGACGTCGATTTCGGTCGCCCCTTCGATCACGTGGTAATTCGTGAGGATATGCCCCTGCTTATCCAGGACCGAACCTGACCCGGAACCTTCCGACGGCGTCTCGGACATCAGCAAACCGAACGTCGTATCGCGCTGCACGCTGCGGGTCATGATGTGGCAGACGCTGCGGTTCCCTTTGTCATAGACGTAGATGTTGCGCTGCTCATCCGGGGTGAGCCCCATTTCGCTGCTGTCGGCCGGTCGCAATTGCTGCATCGGCCGCGCATCACTGACGCGGGGATCTTGGCCGGGTGAACGCCACTGGCCGGCTGTCGGCAAAGTCGCCATCGGCGACGTTGGCAACGGGGCCATCGGCTGTTGGGCGAATAAGAACGGGCCGCAAACGGCCATGACGGAAAAAGCCAGCACGCCTGGAATGAGCGAGCCGGCGGAAAACGAGGTTTTCGGCATAGGGCTGACTCCCACTCGAGCGGAAGAATACATTTGGAAATTCCAGCAAGCCTGTCGGCTTGCGCATGTCCAATCGTACGCAGTCTCGCGGCGGATGGTTCTAGGGGTGCTAGCAGCGCGCTATCGCACATCTGCTTACGCCAGACGATCTTTCGCCCGATGCAGCGTCAACGCCATCAGCGCCTGATGCGTCCCCAGTCGCGCGACTTCTGGGTCGTCTTCGCTCGGCATCAGCATCTGGTACGAGCCGTCAGGCTGCA is part of the Blastopirellula sediminis genome and harbors:
- a CDS encoding formylglycine-generating enzyme family protein; the protein is MTKQPDRLQYMRSLAAGKPPNKPSRSYLLPIVGLAILSLGVGFYFFPPEGGFPKLNIAGLTGMAPESDAPSAQLDVADPDGMIALAGGQFLLGKTGGPVDAQPVVKVTISPLRVDQHEVTNAQFAAFVEATQYLTDAERRGRSWVFDAKTGEASIVDGAQWRYPTGVDSTIIGRENFPVLQVSWYDARAYAEWAGKRLPTEAEWEYAARGGQIDADYPQSDAEGKVGNVWQGRFPFADAASDGYGDLAPVGKFAANGYGLYDMAGNAAEWCGDHYAEDAYQLADRVDPAGPLDGEERVIRGGSWLSSEQEGVSEAMVWYRSHAAPRSPNNFTGFRCVK
- a CDS encoding S1C family serine protease is translated as MPKTSFSAGSLIPGVLAFSVMAVCGPFLFAQQPMAPLPTSPMATLPTAGQWRSPGQDPRVSDARPMQQLRPADSSEMGLTPDEQRNIYVYDKGNRSVCHIMTRSVQRDTTFGLLMSETPSEGSGSGSVLDKQGHILTNYHVIEGATEIDVTLFNAESYPAELVGQDPVNDIAVLKIDVPADLLVPVELGDSSNLRVGQKAFAIGNPFGLERTMTIGIISSLNRMLPSRSGRTMKAIIQIDAALNRGNSGGPLFDSNGRLIGMNTAIASRTGQNTGVGFAIPVATIRRVAPQLIAEGKITRPDLGVSRVYLTDDGLGVASLVQGGPAEQAGLQGFQLVRQQVRRGPYVYEETRVDRSKADVITAVDGTAIESADDLLTAIERKNPGEVVKLSVLREGKKVDVPVTLGVGD
- a CDS encoding rhomboid family intramembrane serine protease, yielding MGIYDREYYQDEPRSLNFSLGGRSIVNTLVIINVIVFFVDFIFFGGRLAASSFDPRIGGDVGGWAACHSDTLLHPLLWWQFLTYGFLHSPTDIFHIIGNMFVLWMFGRQIEDRYGSAEFLRIYLLSVVLGGVLWSAIALATGSAGTVVGASGAVTTILILFICNFPRVTIYFQLLIPIPAWLLGVIIIGMNVLGAFGNGQSNVAFTVHLAGAALGLAYFYGGWNFGYLSFGGLPDRIRQSMKRKPNLKVHTPPDEDPYLDSNDEAEQVLDKVRDHGLDSLTPAEKRKLEAYSRRMKQKHS